The following proteins are co-located in the Gordonia polyisoprenivorans genome:
- a CDS encoding alpha/beta fold hydrolase has protein sequence MMGIDRPKIEGSVAVEGGRRRIGFAEFGSANGRAVIWLHGTPGARRQIPTEARAYAAEHDIRLIGLDRPGVGSSTAHRYRCVAEFPGDLEPVLEALGIDRFAVIGMSGGGPYALATAHALPERVMVAGIVGGVAPTVGPDAIGGGAMALGSLLAPAVRVAGAPLGKVLSSVLGVAAPIANPAIRLYGRFSPRADRELLARPEFRAMFLDDLLHGGSRRMEAPFTDVVAFAQDWGFRVGDVTTPVRWWHGDHDHIIPYSHGIHMVSLLPDAKLFELPGESHLSALGMSRQILAELLSVWDDAERTPTMPAGPLIEP, from the coding sequence ATGATGGGGATCGACCGACCGAAGATCGAGGGCTCGGTGGCGGTGGAGGGGGGACGACGCCGGATCGGGTTCGCCGAGTTCGGGTCGGCGAACGGCCGCGCCGTCATCTGGTTGCACGGCACGCCCGGCGCACGCCGCCAGATCCCGACCGAGGCCCGCGCCTACGCCGCCGAGCACGACATCCGGCTCATCGGGCTCGATCGACCCGGCGTCGGCAGTTCCACCGCCCATCGGTACCGGTGTGTGGCGGAGTTCCCCGGCGATCTCGAGCCGGTTCTGGAGGCTCTCGGCATCGACCGGTTCGCGGTGATCGGCATGTCCGGCGGCGGACCGTACGCATTGGCGACCGCACACGCGCTACCGGAGCGCGTCATGGTCGCCGGGATCGTCGGCGGAGTCGCGCCCACCGTGGGCCCCGACGCCATCGGCGGCGGGGCGATGGCCCTCGGTTCGCTGCTGGCCCCGGCCGTCCGGGTCGCCGGTGCACCCCTGGGCAAGGTCCTCAGTTCGGTGCTCGGGGTGGCCGCGCCCATCGCGAATCCGGCGATCCGCCTCTACGGCCGGTTCTCGCCGCGTGCCGACCGAGAGTTGCTCGCGCGCCCCGAATTCCGGGCGATGTTCCTCGACGACCTGCTGCACGGCGGCAGCCGCCGCATGGAAGCGCCGTTCACCGACGTCGTGGCCTTCGCCCAGGATTGGGGATTCCGCGTCGGTGACGTGACCACGCCGGTGCGCTGGTGGCATGGCGACCACGACCACATCATCCCGTATTCCCATGGCATACACATGGTCTCGCTGCTTCCCGACGCCAAGCTCTTCGAGCTGCCCGGCGAGAGTCACCTCAGCGCACTGGGGATGTCGAGGCAGATCCTCGCCGAGTTGCTCTCGGTGTGGGACGACGCCGAACGCACCCCGACGATGCCGGCCGGACCACTCATCGAACCCTGA
- a CDS encoding CaiB/BaiF CoA transferase family protein encodes MADVAFAQTPDDSADPEPDTPDDPLPLAGLTVVALEQAVAAPLATRHLADLGARVIKIERVGEGDFARHYDAEVEGLASHFVWLNRGKESFAVDLKQERGAAQVRALIDRADVFLQNLAPGAAARLGFEAQRLRAEHRALIVVNMSGYGTAGPMRDRKAYDMLVQAEAGLISVTGTAEHPAKTGVPTSDIAAGMYALTSILSALVRRGISGAGATIEVSMFDATVEWMGHPMYIGMHAGRQIPRCGVGHAAIVPYDAYPTRDGEILIGVQNDRGWRALAQVLGRPELGDDPRYATNIERVARRAEVDDLVAARTATFDTAELDERLAAAGIPAAQIRDVAGLLEHPQLSARERWRMVDTEIGPIRALLPPFTFDDVEMRMGPVPALGEHTEAILAELGESTTG; translated from the coding sequence GTGGCCGACGTGGCCTTTGCGCAGACCCCCGACGACTCCGCCGACCCCGAGCCCGATACCCCGGACGACCCGCTTCCCCTGGCCGGTCTGACCGTGGTGGCGCTCGAGCAGGCCGTCGCCGCGCCGCTGGCCACGCGGCATCTCGCCGACCTCGGGGCACGGGTGATCAAGATCGAGCGGGTCGGCGAGGGCGACTTCGCCCGACACTACGACGCCGAGGTCGAGGGACTCGCCTCGCATTTCGTGTGGCTCAACCGGGGTAAGGAGTCCTTCGCGGTCGACCTCAAGCAGGAGCGGGGCGCAGCGCAGGTGCGCGCGCTCATCGACCGCGCCGATGTGTTCCTGCAGAACCTCGCCCCCGGTGCGGCCGCCCGGCTGGGATTCGAGGCGCAGCGCCTGCGTGCCGAGCACCGTGCACTGATCGTGGTGAACATGAGCGGGTACGGCACCGCCGGTCCGATGCGTGACCGCAAGGCCTACGACATGCTCGTGCAGGCCGAGGCCGGGCTGATCTCGGTCACCGGCACCGCCGAGCACCCCGCCAAGACCGGTGTCCCCACCTCCGACATCGCCGCGGGCATGTACGCACTCACCTCGATCCTGTCGGCGCTGGTGCGGCGCGGTATCAGCGGTGCCGGTGCCACGATCGAGGTGTCGATGTTCGACGCGACCGTCGAATGGATGGGCCATCCGATGTACATCGGGATGCACGCCGGGCGCCAGATCCCACGATGCGGCGTCGGGCACGCGGCCATCGTCCCCTACGACGCCTATCCGACGCGTGACGGCGAGATCCTCATCGGCGTCCAGAACGACCGCGGGTGGCGCGCACTCGCGCAGGTGCTCGGCCGACCGGAACTCGGCGACGACCCGCGCTACGCCACCAACATCGAAAGGGTCGCTCGCCGTGCCGAAGTCGACGACCTCGTCGCCGCGCGGACCGCGACGTTCGACACCGCAGAACTCGACGAACGTCTTGCGGCCGCCGGGATTCCGGCCGCGCAGATCCGCGACGTCGCGGGCCTGCTGGAGCATCCACAACTCTCGGCACGTGAGCGGTGGCGCATGGTCGACACCGAGATAGGCCCGATCCGGGCGCTGTTGCCGCCCTTCACCTTCGACGACGTCGAGATGCGGATGGGCCCGGTACCCGCGCTCGGCGAGCACACCGAGGCGATCCTCGCGGAGTTGGGCGAGTCGACCACCGGATGA
- a CDS encoding MBL fold metallo-hydrolase, whose translation MSTRSAGPPTTDAAAPGASTTDEVVTSTDEVVTSTGVVVTGHRQRQAWAEKVLPPVEEVRPGVFSIPVPMPDNPLRYILAYALVTSAGGLALIDTGWNTDESWDTLVAGIHATGHDLSDITDVFITHLHPDHFGLVPRLLEHADPRLGMHRNDARFLHHRDEAQLGRELAVAQLDLRELGAPTDVIDAGIREIVRLPRGRTMDVELVGDAPLDIPGWNLRAIWTPGHTAGHLCFADDDAGIIFTGDHLLPRISPNVSTNSFQNPSPLADYLTSLANTEHLGDLEALPSHEYRFRGLAGRVTHLLSHHEERLAEITEAIAEVPGSTAWEITRSVTWSRPFEQLSLPLSRMALRETNAHLLVLEERAIIARSGTEPVHWYVTTPTDREDTGR comes from the coding sequence ATGAGCACTCGATCGGCGGGCCCACCGACCACGGATGCGGCCGCCCCGGGTGCGAGCACCACCGACGAAGTCGTCACGAGCACCGACGAAGTCGTCACGAGCACCGGGGTGGTGGTCACCGGACACCGGCAACGGCAGGCGTGGGCCGAGAAGGTGTTGCCGCCGGTCGAAGAGGTGCGGCCCGGCGTGTTCTCGATCCCGGTACCGATGCCCGACAATCCGTTGCGCTACATCCTGGCGTACGCGCTGGTCACCTCGGCCGGTGGTCTCGCCCTGATCGACACCGGCTGGAACACCGACGAATCGTGGGACACGCTGGTCGCGGGCATTCATGCCACCGGTCATGACCTGTCCGACATCACTGACGTGTTCATCACCCACCTGCACCCCGACCATTTCGGTCTCGTCCCCCGGCTGCTCGAGCACGCCGACCCGCGACTGGGCATGCACCGCAACGACGCCCGGTTCCTGCATCATCGCGACGAGGCGCAGCTCGGCCGCGAACTCGCCGTCGCCCAGCTCGATCTGCGCGAACTCGGTGCCCCCACCGACGTGATCGACGCCGGAATCCGTGAGATCGTGCGGCTACCCCGGGGCCGCACGATGGATGTCGAACTCGTCGGCGACGCACCCCTGGACATCCCGGGATGGAATCTGCGCGCGATCTGGACGCCGGGACATACGGCGGGGCACCTGTGCTTCGCCGACGACGACGCCGGGATCATCTTCACCGGTGATCACCTGTTGCCCCGGATCAGCCCGAACGTGTCCACCAATTCGTTCCAGAACCCCAGCCCGCTCGCCGATTACCTGACCTCGCTTGCCAATACCGAGCACCTCGGCGACCTCGAGGCGCTGCCGTCGCACGAGTACCGGTTCCGCGGACTGGCCGGCCGGGTCACCCACCTGCTCTCCCACCACGAGGAACGACTCGCCGAGATCACCGAGGCCATCGCCGAGGTGCCCGGGTCGACCGCGTGGGAGATCACCCGATCGGTCACCTGGTCCCGGCCGTTCGAGCAGCTGTCCCTGCCGCTGAGCCGAATGGCCCTGCGCGAGACCAACGCCCACCTTCTGGTTTTGGAAGAACGCGCGATCATCGCCCGGTCGGGCACCGAACCCGTGCACTGGTATGTCACCACCCCCACCGATCGAGAGGACACCGGCCGATGA
- a CDS encoding crotonase/enoyl-CoA hydratase family protein — MSPVTTEFADGVAVITIDRPEARNAVNAQVATLIAAAIDEFEARDDITVGILTGAGGTFCAGMDLKALTRGEVPSVPGRGFGGITENPPSKPLIAAVEGWALAGGCELALSADLIVAAEDAKFGLPEVKRGLAAAAGGLLRLPKILPYQLAMEIALTGDPITAKRAHEFGLVNVLTPSGGALEGAREFGARIAANGPLAVRATKQVVGMAIRYTDPDLITAQREVLDPIFASDDAQEGARAFAEKRAPLWTGR; from the coding sequence ATGAGCCCGGTCACCACCGAATTCGCCGACGGCGTCGCCGTCATCACCATCGATCGCCCGGAGGCCCGTAACGCGGTCAACGCCCAGGTCGCAACCCTCATCGCCGCGGCGATCGACGAGTTCGAGGCCCGTGACGACATCACCGTCGGAATCCTCACCGGTGCCGGCGGAACATTTTGCGCGGGAATGGATCTCAAGGCGCTCACCCGCGGCGAGGTGCCGAGTGTGCCGGGTCGCGGATTCGGCGGGATCACCGAGAATCCGCCGAGCAAGCCGTTGATCGCCGCGGTCGAGGGCTGGGCGCTGGCCGGCGGCTGCGAACTGGCCCTGTCGGCAGATCTGATCGTCGCCGCCGAGGACGCGAAATTCGGTCTGCCCGAGGTGAAGCGGGGTCTCGCCGCAGCAGCCGGCGGTCTGCTGCGCCTGCCCAAGATCCTCCCTTATCAGCTCGCGATGGAGATCGCCCTGACCGGCGACCCCATCACCGCGAAGCGTGCCCACGAGTTCGGTCTCGTCAACGTCCTCACCCCGAGCGGCGGCGCGCTCGAGGGCGCCCGCGAATTCGGTGCCCGGATCGCCGCGAACGGGCCGCTCGCGGTCCGTGCCACCAAACAGGTTGTGGGCATGGCGATCCGCTACACCGACCCCGATCTCATCACCGCCCAGCGCGAGGTGCTCGACCCGATCTTCGCCTCCGACGACGCCCAAGAAGGTGCTCGCGCGTTCGCCGAGAAGCGGGCGCCCCTCTGGACCGGCCGCTGA
- a CDS encoding family 1 glycosylhydrolase has product MSRSHRSGAHAAQPSGISRRGLLGATTAVAAGVGLGASGARAAPASAAPGTAPFVHAPRVPGWTDGFHFGAATSGFQAEGFNPDSNWRRYTDRAARTGRVDPVRNSVDFRHRYRSDLHLAAGMGLNTFRFGIEWARVEPQRGRFSAAALAYYDDLVADIRSLGMSPMITLVHYVYPGWVADQGGFLGARTLGDFERYARMITARYAEQCSMWISINEPLVFYGHEKEIGALTDADMPRFLDRIAHAHRIAHTAAHDANPQARVAVNEAFLPAVTPVTDALFMNRVVDTLDFIGIDYYYGAALNNLTTIAAAGGDFAAVRPQPDDIYQACHHYAQAFPGKPLYIVENGMPLSDGAPRADGYTRANFLRDSLFWLQRARGDGLPIVGYNHWSITDNYEWGSYTPRFGLYRVDVLRDPGLTRHPTSGVDAYRELTAGAGPAANYRPVMAPAVGSFARIPQSWIMPSRVDGPRAQL; this is encoded by the coding sequence ATGAGCCGATCTCACCGCTCCGGGGCCCACGCCGCGCAGCCGTCGGGGATCTCCCGGCGCGGTCTGCTCGGCGCCACCACCGCGGTCGCAGCGGGAGTCGGGCTGGGCGCGTCGGGGGCACGTGCTGCGCCGGCCTCCGCCGCGCCGGGCACCGCACCCTTCGTGCACGCCCCACGCGTGCCCGGCTGGACCGACGGCTTCCATTTCGGGGCGGCCACCTCGGGTTTCCAGGCCGAGGGCTTCAACCCGGACTCCAACTGGCGGCGCTACACCGACCGTGCGGCGCGGACCGGACGGGTCGACCCGGTACGCAACTCCGTCGACTTCCGGCACCGCTACCGGTCCGATCTGCACCTCGCCGCGGGCATGGGACTCAACACCTTTCGTTTCGGTATCGAGTGGGCGCGGGTCGAGCCGCAGCGCGGCCGGTTCAGTGCGGCGGCGTTGGCCTACTACGACGACCTCGTCGCCGACATCCGGTCGTTGGGCATGAGCCCGATGATCACGCTGGTGCATTACGTGTATCCGGGGTGGGTGGCCGATCAGGGCGGCTTCCTCGGCGCCCGCACACTCGGCGACTTCGAACGGTATGCGCGCATGATCACCGCGCGCTACGCCGAGCAGTGTTCGATGTGGATCAGCATCAACGAGCCCCTGGTCTTCTACGGTCACGAGAAGGAGATCGGCGCACTCACCGACGCCGACATGCCGCGGTTCCTCGACCGCATCGCACACGCCCACCGGATCGCCCACACCGCCGCCCATGACGCGAATCCGCAAGCGCGCGTTGCGGTCAACGAGGCCTTCCTGCCCGCGGTCACCCCGGTCACCGATGCGTTGTTCATGAATCGGGTCGTCGACACCCTCGACTTCATCGGCATCGATTACTACTATGGCGCGGCGCTGAACAATCTCACCACGATCGCCGCGGCGGGCGGCGATTTCGCGGCGGTCCGCCCGCAACCCGACGACATCTACCAGGCGTGCCATCACTACGCACAGGCCTTCCCCGGAAAACCGCTCTACATCGTCGAGAACGGCATGCCGCTGTCCGACGGAGCACCCCGCGCCGACGGCTACACCCGGGCGAACTTCCTGCGCGACAGTCTCTTCTGGCTTCAACGTGCGCGCGGCGACGGACTACCGATCGTCGGCTACAACCACTGGTCGATCACCGACAACTACGAATGGGGCAGCTACACACCACGATTCGGTCTGTACCGGGTCGACGTGCTGCGCGATCCGGGCCTCACGCGTCATCCGACGAGCGGGGTGGACGCCTACCGTGAGCTGACGGCGGGTGCGGGGCCGGCGGCGAACTACCGGCCGGTGATGGCACCGGCGGTCGGCTCCTTCGCCCGCATCCCCCAATCGTGGATCATGCCCTCCCGCGTCGACGGGCCGCGGGCACAGCTCTGA
- a CDS encoding LysR family transcriptional regulator, producing the protein MDLHLATYFVAVIDHGGITKAAHALYISQPSLSQAIRTLERRLGVTLFDRSGRRLELTDAGRRVEVAARRILADVERAKLKVAAVRELRSGRVDIVTDAAFAIDPLVTMVRAFRERHDAVVVRVHAADGPSGVLAALRRGDAEIGVIDSDADHASLVSIPLGAQELVLAAPPGLVGDDVVTESGTVPRAAVRDLPLLVNLSDQATAALLADVIADDARNVVVDCAHSSAIWDLVDRGVGGTVVPRPVAAEQFSGAEVFGVAPPLLRDYGLVMRSGQPSPAAIAFVAVARRISGTPAPPADLVPDEATISHDGAW; encoded by the coding sequence GTGGACCTGCATCTCGCCACCTACTTCGTCGCGGTGATCGACCACGGCGGCATCACCAAGGCGGCGCATGCCCTCTACATCTCCCAGCCCTCACTCTCCCAGGCCATCCGCACGCTCGAACGCCGTCTCGGTGTCACCCTGTTCGACCGCAGTGGTCGACGACTCGAACTCACCGACGCAGGCCGGCGCGTCGAGGTCGCCGCGCGCCGTATCCTCGCCGACGTCGAGCGCGCGAAACTGAAGGTGGCCGCCGTCCGTGAACTGCGCTCCGGACGCGTCGACATCGTCACCGACGCCGCCTTCGCGATCGACCCGCTGGTCACGATGGTGCGGGCCTTCCGGGAGCGACACGACGCCGTGGTCGTCCGCGTCCACGCCGCCGACGGCCCGTCCGGGGTACTCGCCGCGTTGCGGCGCGGTGACGCCGAGATCGGGGTGATCGATTCCGACGCCGACCACGCCTCGCTCGTGTCGATCCCGCTCGGCGCGCAGGAACTCGTCCTCGCCGCGCCACCGGGACTCGTCGGTGACGATGTGGTCACCGAGTCGGGCACGGTGCCCCGCGCGGCCGTGCGCGATCTGCCGCTGCTGGTCAACCTGTCCGATCAGGCGACCGCGGCACTGCTCGCCGACGTCATCGCCGACGACGCCCGCAACGTGGTGGTCGACTGCGCCCATTCCTCGGCCATCTGGGATCTCGTCGACCGCGGCGTCGGCGGGACGGTGGTCCCGCGTCCGGTCGCCGCCGAACAGTTCAGCGGCGCCGAGGTCTTCGGCGTGGCGCCCCCATTGCTGCGCGACTACGGACTGGTGATGCGGTCGGGGCAACCCTCGCCGGCGGCGATCGCCTTCGTCGCGGTGGCGCGCCGCATCAGCGGGACACCCGCGCCACCGGCCGACCTCGTGCCCGACGAGGCCACCATTTCCCACGACGGAGCGTGGTGA
- a CDS encoding LysR family transcriptional regulator gives MELRQLEYFLAVVEHGGIGGASASLGVTQPTVSQALRALEREVGVQLFHRIGRGMVPSSAGRALVGSTRQIMRDVAAVDDALSAAGDEPTGRVDVLASPFIDGGAVIDLVAGFRARHPGVTVRLGDLRVETQASPMIEEGRCEFVITHLPTVGDDLDMIVLGEQEFWLVCPPGTEVPDGPIPIADLPRIPMVFVPRGGSVAEEIESAIRESGVRLPIAVLSDHREQRLPMVLAGIGATLLERRIAESVADRAVVRPVSPRFARTFAMIFDPGGLSVAGQAFADVARSMAAQRAVEE, from the coding sequence ATGGAACTGCGCCAGCTCGAGTACTTCCTCGCCGTCGTCGAGCACGGCGGGATCGGCGGAGCCTCGGCGTCGTTGGGCGTCACCCAACCGACTGTGTCCCAGGCACTTCGGGCATTGGAACGAGAAGTCGGGGTGCAGTTGTTCCACCGGATCGGACGCGGCATGGTGCCGAGTTCTGCGGGACGAGCGCTCGTCGGATCGACCCGACAGATCATGCGTGATGTGGCTGCCGTCGACGACGCCCTCTCCGCGGCCGGTGACGAACCGACCGGCCGCGTCGACGTGCTCGCCTCCCCCTTCATCGACGGCGGCGCGGTGATCGACCTGGTCGCCGGCTTCCGGGCCCGCCATCCGGGGGTCACCGTGCGCCTCGGCGACCTGCGGGTCGAGACACAGGCGTCGCCGATGATCGAGGAGGGGCGCTGCGAGTTCGTCATCACCCACTTGCCCACGGTCGGTGACGATCTCGACATGATCGTGCTCGGTGAACAGGAATTCTGGCTGGTGTGCCCACCCGGGACCGAGGTTCCCGACGGGCCGATCCCCATCGCCGATCTCCCCCGCATTCCCATGGTCTTCGTTCCGCGGGGCGGGTCGGTCGCCGAGGAGATCGAGAGCGCGATCCGCGAATCCGGTGTGCGACTGCCGATCGCGGTGCTCTCCGACCATCGGGAGCAGCGACTGCCCATGGTGCTCGCCGGGATCGGGGCCACCCTGCTCGAACGTCGCATCGCCGAATCGGTGGCCGATCGCGCGGTGGTGCGGCCGGTGTCACCGCGGTTCGCACGGACTTTCGCGATGATCTTCGATCCGGGCGGCCTCTCGGTCGCCGGTCAGGCCTTCGCCGACGTCGCGCGGTCGATGGCAGCGCAGCGAGCGGTCGAGGAGTGA
- a CDS encoding helix-turn-helix transcriptional regulator, translated as MPDPDVLSPIRAARTRAALRQSDLAKAVGVSRQTIVSLERGDYAPSVYLAIRVARALGAGVEELFPLPEETLGELR; from the coding sequence ATGCCCGACCCAGACGTCCTATCGCCGATCCGGGCCGCGCGGACCCGAGCGGCCCTACGGCAGTCCGATCTGGCGAAGGCGGTCGGGGTGAGCAGGCAGACGATCGTGTCGCTCGAACGCGGCGACTACGCACCGTCGGTCTACCTGGCCATCCGGGTCGCGCGGGCGCTCGGCGCCGGCGTCGAAGAACTGTTCCCGTTGCCCGAGGAGACCCTAGGAGAGCTGAGATGA